The following are encoded in a window of Candidatus Fluviicola riflensis genomic DNA:
- a CDS encoding UDP-N-acetylglucosamine 2-epimerase (non-hydrolyzing), producing MKKIMTIIGARPQIIKAAAISRALEKFYANEIEELIVHTGQHYDENMSAVFFEELGIPKPFAQLSIGSSSHGDQTGAMMRDLESLMINHSPDAVIVYGDTNSTLAGSLAASKIGIPVVHIEAGLRSFNKAMPEEINRIMTDHVSTLLFSPTKQGISNLQREGFSMDLSGHATIDSPKTYHCGDIMHDNSLHFSKLAERQSTLLEQIGCKGKSFILATVHRNTNTDDPKRLQAIFRGLLTVAQTHRQDIVLPLHPRTRKYLEQTADPAFLKQLSAEPGIHLIDPVGFLDMIALEQQASLVVTDSGGVQKEAYFFRKPCIVLREETEWVELIETGAAVLTGADEVRLIAAANRFLEQPPVSFPEIFGGGTASEFICKTISEELFQ from the coding sequence ATGAAAAAAATAATGACGATCATTGGTGCTCGTCCTCAAATCATTAAAGCTGCAGCGATTAGCAGAGCTTTAGAGAAATTTTACGCGAATGAAATAGAAGAGCTGATCGTGCATACCGGCCAGCACTACGATGAAAATATGTCAGCTGTTTTTTTTGAAGAATTGGGCATTCCGAAACCGTTTGCACAGTTGAGTATCGGGAGTAGTTCTCATGGTGATCAGACCGGGGCTATGATGCGCGATTTGGAAAGTTTGATGATCAATCATTCACCCGATGCCGTAATCGTTTACGGAGATACCAATTCTACACTGGCCGGTTCGCTGGCAGCATCGAAGATCGGCATTCCGGTAGTTCACATTGAAGCCGGACTGCGTAGTTTTAATAAAGCAATGCCCGAAGAGATCAACCGGATCATGACTGATCATGTTTCTACGTTGTTGTTTTCACCAACGAAACAAGGAATCAGTAACCTGCAACGCGAAGGATTTTCAATGGATTTGAGTGGACATGCTACCATTGATTCTCCAAAAACATATCATTGCGGGGATATCATGCATGATAATAGCCTGCATTTCTCCAAACTGGCCGAACGGCAATCAACTTTGTTGGAACAAATCGGTTGTAAAGGTAAATCTTTCATACTCGCGACTGTTCACCGAAATACCAATACGGATGATCCGAAACGATTACAGGCGATTTTCAGAGGATTGTTAACCGTTGCTCAAACTCATCGGCAGGATATCGTTTTGCCGTTGCATCCGCGCACACGTAAATACCTGGAGCAAACGGCCGATCCTGCTTTTTTAAAACAACTTTCCGCAGAACCGGGAATTCATCTAATTGATCCGGTTGGCTTTTTGGATATGATCGCACTCGAACAGCAAGCTTCATTAGTAGTAACCGACAGTGGTGGTGTGCAGAAAGAAGCTTATTTTTTCCGAAAACCTTGTATCGTTTTGCGCGAAGAAACTGAGTGGGTCGAGCTGATTGAAACCGGAGCGGCCGTATTGACCGGAGCGGACGAAGTACGGCTGATTGCAGCTGCGAACCGTTTCCTGGAACAACCTCCTGTCTCATTCCCGGAAATATTCGGTGGTGGAACTGCTTCTGAATTTATTTGTAAAACCATTTCGGAAGAATTGTTTCAATGA